Proteins encoded by one window of Vidua chalybeata isolate OUT-0048 chromosome 10, bVidCha1 merged haplotype, whole genome shotgun sequence:
- the MSL2 gene encoding E3 ubiquitin-protein ligase MSL2 isoform X2: MFGNLLQDPIAPTNSNCQHYVCKTCKGKKMMMKPSCSWCKDYEQFEENKQLSILVNCYKKLCEYITQTPLARDIIQAVDCSADLLALLKDGAPLHEETEKSSDAALALCLTHSPVPSTSELATDTPGGFTALPESGPSLDLRGSVINGLPPCNGLSVEKLGVSIPSPEHASAIDVCSTGDYIKTEDIPGSLQPVCDTVATSDLCPAGIDICGFSEDIKPGGSLLLSVEEVLRSLETVSSSEVCDSNLQPGLEANMANGPFLQLSPPPLSHNIFMSTDASPHGLSCTAATPKVVKLNRKRSRSESDSEKVQPLPISSIICGPTLGASAPVTVKQENKMSLQPIATVPNGGTTPKISKTVLLSNKSMKKNLEHAPKKSHPKAKPGVLKTKDKAKEKVPSSNVMPGSPTKTVYKKPQEKKGCKCGRATQNPSVLTCRGQRCPCYSNRKACLDCICRGCQNSYMANGEKKLEAFAVPEKALEQTRLTLGINVTSIAVRNASTSTSVINVTGSPVTTFLAASTHDEKSLDEAIDMRYDC, encoded by the exons ATGTTTg GAAATTTGCTACAAGACCCTATTGCTCCTACCAACTCCAATTGTCAGCATTATGTCTGCAAAACGTGTAAAGGCAAGAAGATGATGATGAAGCCCTCGTGTAGCTGGTGCAAGGACTACGAGCAGTTTGAGGAGAACAAGCAGCTGAGCATCCTGGTGAACTGCTACAAGAAGCTGTGTGAGTACATCACGCAGACGCCGCTGGCCCGGGACATCATCCAGGCCGTGGATTGCTCTGCAgacctgctggctctgctcaaGGATGGGGCACCGCTCCACGAGGAGACGGAGAAATCCTCGGatgcagccctggctctgtgtcTGACGCATTCCCCGGTCCCTTCCACCTCGGAGCTGGCGACGGACACGCCGGGGGGGTTCACGGCGCTGCCTGAGAGCGGCCCCAGCCTGGACCTGCGGGGCTCCGTCATCAACGGCTTGCCGCCCTGCAACGGGCTGTCGGTGGAGAAGCTCGGCGTGAGCATCCCCTCTCCCGAGCACGCCAGCGCCATCGATGTGTGCAGCACCGGTGATTACATCAAAACGGAGGACATCCCCGGCAGCCTGCAGCCCGTGTGTGACACCGTGGCCACCAGCGACCTGTGCCCCGCGGGCATCGACATCTGTGGCTTCAGTGAGGACATCAAGCCGGGCGGGTCGCTGCTGCTCAGCGTCGAGGAGGTGCTGCGCAGCCTGGAGACCGTGTCCAGCAGCGAGGTGTGCGACTCCAACCTGCAGCCCGGCTTGGAGGCAAACATGGCCAACGgccccttcctgcagctctccccccctcccctcagccATAACATTTTCATGTCCACAGATGCTTCTCCTCATGGGCTCTCCTGCACGGCAGCCACGCCCAAGGTGGTGAAGCTGAACAGGAAGCGCTCTCGCTCCGAAAGCGACAGCGAGAAGGTTCAGCCTCTGCCCATCTCCAGCATCATCTGCGGCCCAACGCTGGGAGCATCGGCTCCCGTGACAgtcaaacaggaaaataaaatgtctttgcaGCCTATTGCGACTGTACCTAATGGAGGAACTACTCCCAAAATCAGTAAAACTGTGCTCCTGTCTaacaaaagcatgaaaaagaaCTTAGAACATGCCCCTAAGAAATCCCACCCGAAAGCCAAACCAGGGGtgctgaaaacaaaagacaagGCAAAGGAGAAAGTTCCCAGCAGTAACGTTATGCCAGGAAGCCCAACAAAAACTGTGTATAAAAAgccacaagaaaagaaagggtGTAAATGTGGTCGTGCCACCCAAAATCCAAGTGTTCTTACATGCCGTGGCCAACGCTGCCCTTGCTACTCTAACCGCAAAGCCTGCCTTGACTGCATATGCCGCGGCTGCCAAAACTCCTACATGGCTAACGGGGAGAAGAAGCTGGAGGCCTTTGCAGTGCCAGAAAAGGCCTTGGAGCAGACTCGGCTTACTTTGGGCATTAATGTGACAAGCATTGCTGTGCGCAATGCCAGCACAAGCACCAGTGTAATCAATGTGACAGGGTCACCAGTAACGACGTTTTTAGCTGCCAGTACACACGATGAGAAAAGTTTGGATGAAGCTATAGACATGAGATATGACTgttaa
- the MSL2 gene encoding E3 ubiquitin-protein ligase MSL2 isoform X1: MNPVNATALYVSASRLVLNYDPADPQSFSEINKLLPYFRQSLSCCVCGNLLQDPIAPTNSNCQHYVCKTCKGKKMMMKPSCSWCKDYEQFEENKQLSILVNCYKKLCEYITQTPLARDIIQAVDCSADLLALLKDGAPLHEETEKSSDAALALCLTHSPVPSTSELATDTPGGFTALPESGPSLDLRGSVINGLPPCNGLSVEKLGVSIPSPEHASAIDVCSTGDYIKTEDIPGSLQPVCDTVATSDLCPAGIDICGFSEDIKPGGSLLLSVEEVLRSLETVSSSEVCDSNLQPGLEANMANGPFLQLSPPPLSHNIFMSTDASPHGLSCTAATPKVVKLNRKRSRSESDSEKVQPLPISSIICGPTLGASAPVTVKQENKMSLQPIATVPNGGTTPKISKTVLLSNKSMKKNLEHAPKKSHPKAKPGVLKTKDKAKEKVPSSNVMPGSPTKTVYKKPQEKKGCKCGRATQNPSVLTCRGQRCPCYSNRKACLDCICRGCQNSYMANGEKKLEAFAVPEKALEQTRLTLGINVTSIAVRNASTSTSVINVTGSPVTTFLAASTHDEKSLDEAIDMRYDC; this comes from the coding sequence GAAATTTGCTACAAGACCCTATTGCTCCTACCAACTCCAATTGTCAGCATTATGTCTGCAAAACGTGTAAAGGCAAGAAGATGATGATGAAGCCCTCGTGTAGCTGGTGCAAGGACTACGAGCAGTTTGAGGAGAACAAGCAGCTGAGCATCCTGGTGAACTGCTACAAGAAGCTGTGTGAGTACATCACGCAGACGCCGCTGGCCCGGGACATCATCCAGGCCGTGGATTGCTCTGCAgacctgctggctctgctcaaGGATGGGGCACCGCTCCACGAGGAGACGGAGAAATCCTCGGatgcagccctggctctgtgtcTGACGCATTCCCCGGTCCCTTCCACCTCGGAGCTGGCGACGGACACGCCGGGGGGGTTCACGGCGCTGCCTGAGAGCGGCCCCAGCCTGGACCTGCGGGGCTCCGTCATCAACGGCTTGCCGCCCTGCAACGGGCTGTCGGTGGAGAAGCTCGGCGTGAGCATCCCCTCTCCCGAGCACGCCAGCGCCATCGATGTGTGCAGCACCGGTGATTACATCAAAACGGAGGACATCCCCGGCAGCCTGCAGCCCGTGTGTGACACCGTGGCCACCAGCGACCTGTGCCCCGCGGGCATCGACATCTGTGGCTTCAGTGAGGACATCAAGCCGGGCGGGTCGCTGCTGCTCAGCGTCGAGGAGGTGCTGCGCAGCCTGGAGACCGTGTCCAGCAGCGAGGTGTGCGACTCCAACCTGCAGCCCGGCTTGGAGGCAAACATGGCCAACGgccccttcctgcagctctccccccctcccctcagccATAACATTTTCATGTCCACAGATGCTTCTCCTCATGGGCTCTCCTGCACGGCAGCCACGCCCAAGGTGGTGAAGCTGAACAGGAAGCGCTCTCGCTCCGAAAGCGACAGCGAGAAGGTTCAGCCTCTGCCCATCTCCAGCATCATCTGCGGCCCAACGCTGGGAGCATCGGCTCCCGTGACAgtcaaacaggaaaataaaatgtctttgcaGCCTATTGCGACTGTACCTAATGGAGGAACTACTCCCAAAATCAGTAAAACTGTGCTCCTGTCTaacaaaagcatgaaaaagaaCTTAGAACATGCCCCTAAGAAATCCCACCCGAAAGCCAAACCAGGGGtgctgaaaacaaaagacaagGCAAAGGAGAAAGTTCCCAGCAGTAACGTTATGCCAGGAAGCCCAACAAAAACTGTGTATAAAAAgccacaagaaaagaaagggtGTAAATGTGGTCGTGCCACCCAAAATCCAAGTGTTCTTACATGCCGTGGCCAACGCTGCCCTTGCTACTCTAACCGCAAAGCCTGCCTTGACTGCATATGCCGCGGCTGCCAAAACTCCTACATGGCTAACGGGGAGAAGAAGCTGGAGGCCTTTGCAGTGCCAGAAAAGGCCTTGGAGCAGACTCGGCTTACTTTGGGCATTAATGTGACAAGCATTGCTGTGCGCAATGCCAGCACAAGCACCAGTGTAATCAATGTGACAGGGTCACCAGTAACGACGTTTTTAGCTGCCAGTACACACGATGAGAAAAGTTTGGATGAAGCTATAGACATGAGATATGACTgttaa
- the MSL2 gene encoding E3 ubiquitin-protein ligase MSL2 isoform X3, protein MMMKPSCSWCKDYEQFEENKQLSILVNCYKKLCEYITQTPLARDIIQAVDCSADLLALLKDGAPLHEETEKSSDAALALCLTHSPVPSTSELATDTPGGFTALPESGPSLDLRGSVINGLPPCNGLSVEKLGVSIPSPEHASAIDVCSTGDYIKTEDIPGSLQPVCDTVATSDLCPAGIDICGFSEDIKPGGSLLLSVEEVLRSLETVSSSEVCDSNLQPGLEANMANGPFLQLSPPPLSHNIFMSTDASPHGLSCTAATPKVVKLNRKRSRSESDSEKVQPLPISSIICGPTLGASAPVTVKQENKMSLQPIATVPNGGTTPKISKTVLLSNKSMKKNLEHAPKKSHPKAKPGVLKTKDKAKEKVPSSNVMPGSPTKTVYKKPQEKKGCKCGRATQNPSVLTCRGQRCPCYSNRKACLDCICRGCQNSYMANGEKKLEAFAVPEKALEQTRLTLGINVTSIAVRNASTSTSVINVTGSPVTTFLAASTHDEKSLDEAIDMRYDC, encoded by the coding sequence ATGATGATGAAGCCCTCGTGTAGCTGGTGCAAGGACTACGAGCAGTTTGAGGAGAACAAGCAGCTGAGCATCCTGGTGAACTGCTACAAGAAGCTGTGTGAGTACATCACGCAGACGCCGCTGGCCCGGGACATCATCCAGGCCGTGGATTGCTCTGCAgacctgctggctctgctcaaGGATGGGGCACCGCTCCACGAGGAGACGGAGAAATCCTCGGatgcagccctggctctgtgtcTGACGCATTCCCCGGTCCCTTCCACCTCGGAGCTGGCGACGGACACGCCGGGGGGGTTCACGGCGCTGCCTGAGAGCGGCCCCAGCCTGGACCTGCGGGGCTCCGTCATCAACGGCTTGCCGCCCTGCAACGGGCTGTCGGTGGAGAAGCTCGGCGTGAGCATCCCCTCTCCCGAGCACGCCAGCGCCATCGATGTGTGCAGCACCGGTGATTACATCAAAACGGAGGACATCCCCGGCAGCCTGCAGCCCGTGTGTGACACCGTGGCCACCAGCGACCTGTGCCCCGCGGGCATCGACATCTGTGGCTTCAGTGAGGACATCAAGCCGGGCGGGTCGCTGCTGCTCAGCGTCGAGGAGGTGCTGCGCAGCCTGGAGACCGTGTCCAGCAGCGAGGTGTGCGACTCCAACCTGCAGCCCGGCTTGGAGGCAAACATGGCCAACGgccccttcctgcagctctccccccctcccctcagccATAACATTTTCATGTCCACAGATGCTTCTCCTCATGGGCTCTCCTGCACGGCAGCCACGCCCAAGGTGGTGAAGCTGAACAGGAAGCGCTCTCGCTCCGAAAGCGACAGCGAGAAGGTTCAGCCTCTGCCCATCTCCAGCATCATCTGCGGCCCAACGCTGGGAGCATCGGCTCCCGTGACAgtcaaacaggaaaataaaatgtctttgcaGCCTATTGCGACTGTACCTAATGGAGGAACTACTCCCAAAATCAGTAAAACTGTGCTCCTGTCTaacaaaagcatgaaaaagaaCTTAGAACATGCCCCTAAGAAATCCCACCCGAAAGCCAAACCAGGGGtgctgaaaacaaaagacaagGCAAAGGAGAAAGTTCCCAGCAGTAACGTTATGCCAGGAAGCCCAACAAAAACTGTGTATAAAAAgccacaagaaaagaaagggtGTAAATGTGGTCGTGCCACCCAAAATCCAAGTGTTCTTACATGCCGTGGCCAACGCTGCCCTTGCTACTCTAACCGCAAAGCCTGCCTTGACTGCATATGCCGCGGCTGCCAAAACTCCTACATGGCTAACGGGGAGAAGAAGCTGGAGGCCTTTGCAGTGCCAGAAAAGGCCTTGGAGCAGACTCGGCTTACTTTGGGCATTAATGTGACAAGCATTGCTGTGCGCAATGCCAGCACAAGCACCAGTGTAATCAATGTGACAGGGTCACCAGTAACGACGTTTTTAGCTGCCAGTACACACGATGAGAAAAGTTTGGATGAAGCTATAGACATGAGATATGACTgttaa